From the genome of Halomonas sp. 1513, one region includes:
- a CDS encoding N-acetylmuramoyl-L-alanine amidase — protein MWRKRVAIASLPLLLAACAGPGIGPETAPETGPLEPRPGYVVDHTHVAPSHNSRVRHLVMHYTDVDEAESLAVLTGPRVSSHYVLPLPAREHRGQPLVYQLVDEERRAWHAGASAWKRRTNINDTSIGIEIVNTGPDRPYAEVERLLEQHPEAAVEIGWAPYPEAQIQALIALSRDIIERHNIHPTDVVAHSDISPTRKIDPGPAFPWHALYEAGIGVWPEEASVARYRDRFDQALPELSTLQAALQAWGYPLEVNDALDSQTRAVLRAFQMRFRPTDYRGRPDAESAAILWALLERYRPSALDSLDQPLRDGAL, from the coding sequence ATGTGGCGCAAGCGTGTTGCCATTGCTTCCCTGCCCCTGCTCCTCGCCGCCTGTGCGGGGCCGGGCATAGGGCCGGAAACAGCGCCGGAAACAGGGCCCCTGGAGCCACGCCCCGGCTATGTGGTGGACCACACCCATGTGGCACCTTCCCACAACAGCCGGGTACGGCACCTGGTGATGCACTACACGGATGTGGATGAAGCGGAGTCGCTCGCCGTGCTCACCGGCCCCCGGGTCAGCAGCCACTACGTGCTGCCGCTACCGGCACGGGAGCATCGCGGCCAGCCGCTGGTCTACCAGCTCGTCGACGAGGAGCGCCGCGCCTGGCACGCCGGGGCCAGCGCCTGGAAGCGCCGCACCAACATCAACGATACGTCCATCGGCATCGAGATCGTCAATACCGGCCCCGATCGCCCCTACGCCGAGGTGGAGCGGCTGCTGGAGCAGCACCCCGAGGCGGCGGTAGAGATCGGTTGGGCACCCTACCCCGAGGCACAGATCCAGGCGCTGATCGCCCTGTCGCGGGATATCATCGAGCGCCACAATATTCATCCCACCGACGTGGTGGCCCACTCGGACATCTCGCCGACGCGCAAGATCGACCCGGGCCCGGCGTTTCCCTGGCATGCACTATACGAAGCGGGTATCGGCGTATGGCCCGAAGAGGCCAGCGTGGCACGCTATCGCGACCGCTTCGACCAGGCGCTGCCCGAGCTCTCCACGCTGCAGGCGGCGCTCCAGGCCTGGGGCTATCCGCTTGAGGTCAACGACGCACTGGATTCACAGACTCGCGCGGTACTGCGCGCCTTCCAGATGCGCTTTCGCCCCACCGACTATCGCGGCCGGCCCGATGCCGAGAGCGCCGCGATCCTCTGGGCACTGCTGGAAAGATATCGCCCGTCGGCGCTGGATAGCCTCGATCAGCCGCTACGCGACGGAGCGCTGTAG
- a CDS encoding Cupredoxin has protein sequence MRSALLPRRLAVIASTLLLSSPAAASLLTVRDAASGELLSNAVIEVHVSGEPGRPSVDDDIIQRDATFHPHVSAVPVDSRIRFPNQDNTRHHVYSFSPAKTFDLNLFLRDTPPPISFDQAGVVVLGCNIHDHMQAFIVVSEATHVGVTAEDGSWQVPDLATGEHRVRVWHPRLDDSHQQWHDVSLNGQPQQEVLLTLTASAPPPSEPSALQQRFRDATQ, from the coding sequence ATGCGCTCTGCTTTGCTACCTCGGCGGTTAGCGGTGATAGCCTCGACGCTCCTGTTATCCAGCCCTGCCGCCGCCTCGCTTCTCACTGTCAGAGACGCCGCAAGTGGTGAGCTGCTATCGAACGCGGTGATCGAGGTCCACGTCAGCGGCGAGCCGGGCAGGCCCAGCGTCGACGACGATATCATCCAGCGCGATGCGACCTTCCATCCGCATGTCTCGGCCGTGCCGGTGGACAGCCGTATTCGCTTCCCCAATCAGGACAATACACGCCATCACGTCTACTCCTTTTCTCCGGCCAAGACCTTCGATCTCAACCTTTTCCTGCGCGATACCCCGCCGCCCATCAGTTTTGATCAGGCTGGCGTCGTGGTGCTCGGCTGCAACATCCATGATCACATGCAGGCCTTCATCGTGGTCAGCGAAGCAACGCACGTCGGTGTCACCGCGGAGGACGGCAGCTGGCAGGTACCCGACCTGGCCACTGGGGAGCACCGCGTGCGGGTCTGGCACCCGCGACTCGACGACAGCCACCAGCAGTGGCACGACGTCTCCCTCAACGGACAGCCTCAGCAGGAGGTCCTGCTGACCCTGACGGCCTCAGCCCCGCCGCCCTCTGAGCCGTCGGCGCTGCAGCAGCGTTTTCGTGATGCCACCCAGTGA
- a CDS encoding lytic murein transglycosylase, which produces MRATLDGVLDDAPSAAQIWASRQWLSAMEPRLARFVSDPETRMRLLERVYQEAQLAGLAPEIVLAVIQVESAFQKEAVSSAGALGLMQIMPFWVAELGRPADDLFDPLLNLRYGCTILAHYLAVERGDLTRALARYNGSRGETWYPERVMRAWKRNWWIQR; this is translated from the coding sequence CTGCGGGCCACCCTCGACGGCGTGCTCGACGACGCCCCGAGTGCGGCCCAGATCTGGGCGTCACGCCAGTGGCTGAGCGCCATGGAGCCGCGCCTGGCGCGCTTCGTCTCCGACCCGGAGACGCGCATGCGGCTGCTGGAACGCGTCTACCAGGAGGCGCAGCTGGCCGGCCTGGCCCCCGAGATCGTGCTGGCGGTAATCCAGGTCGAAAGCGCCTTCCAGAAGGAGGCGGTCTCGTCCGCGGGGGCCCTGGGGCTGATGCAGATCATGCCGTTCTGGGTCGCAGAACTGGGGCGTCCCGCCGACGACCTGTTCGACCCGCTGCTCAACCTGCGCTACGGCTGTACCATACTCGCCCACTACCTTGCCGTGGAGCGCGGCGACCTGACCCGCGCCCTGGCACGCTACAACGGCAGCCGCGGTGAGACCTGGTACCCCGAGCGGGTGATGCGCGCCTGGAAGCGCAATTGGTGGATACAGCGTTAA
- a CDS encoding GNAT family N-acetyltransferase, whose product MSSITLSTCQGHAIAPHLDALARLRIRVFRDFPYLYDGDLAYEADYLARYAECPRSLFVLAFDADTLVGAATGMPLADDLDEFRAPFEQAGFDIGSVFYYGESVLLPRYRGRGIGKAFMAEREAHARGEGFASAAFCAVERPDDHPLKPHDYVPLHGFWRSRGYERHPELATTFHWKDIGDAEETHKPMVFWLKSLR is encoded by the coding sequence ATGTCGTCCATCACCCTGAGCACCTGCCAAGGTCATGCCATCGCCCCGCATCTCGACGCCTTGGCAAGGCTGCGAATCCGCGTGTTTCGCGACTTCCCCTACCTCTACGACGGCGACCTCGCCTACGAGGCCGACTACCTGGCCCGCTATGCCGAGTGCCCGCGCAGCCTGTTCGTGCTGGCCTTCGACGCCGACACCCTGGTGGGCGCTGCCACCGGCATGCCGCTGGCCGACGACCTGGACGAGTTCCGCGCCCCGTTCGAACAGGCCGGCTTCGATATCGGCAGTGTTTTCTACTATGGCGAGTCGGTGCTGCTACCCCGCTACCGCGGTCGCGGCATCGGCAAGGCGTTCATGGCCGAGCGGGAAGCGCATGCCCGCGGCGAAGGCTTTGCCAGCGCCGCCTTCTGCGCCGTGGAACGCCCCGACGACCACCCGTTGAAGCCACACGACTACGTGCCACTGCACGGCTTCTGGCGCTCGCGGGGCTATGAACGCCACCCTGAACTGGCCACTACCTTTCACTGGAAGGATATCGGTGACGCCGAGGAGACCCACAAGCCGATGGTGTTCTGGCTCAAGTCGCTGAGGTGA
- a CDS encoding proline--tRNA ligase, translating to MRATQLLLSTLKETPADAEVISHQLMLRAGMIRRLTSGLYTWLPLGLRTLRKVERIVREEMDRAGAQEVLMPAVQPAELWQESGRWEQYGPELLRLKDRHQRDYCVGPTHEEVITDLVRREINSYKQLPANFYQIQTKFRDEIRPRFGVMRSREFIMKDAYSFHVDEASLLDTYQAMYDAYVRIFTRLGLDFRPVLADNGSIGGTGSHEFHVLADSGEDDIVFSTESDYAANIEKAEALPAALGTAPERAAPSEELRLVDTPNARTIATLVEQHGLPIEKTIKTLMVEAAEGGLIALLVRGDHELNEIKAENLAEVAAPLRMATEEEIRAAVGAGPGSLGPVNLDMPIIIDRSVALMSDFGAGANVDGKHYFGINWERDVALPKVADLRNVVEGDPSPDGKGTLAIKRGIEVGHVFQLGRKYSEAMNATVLDDNGKAVHPWMGCYGIGVTRVVASAIEQNHDAGGIIWPDAIAPFEVMLVPMNAHKSERVRETSERLYAELSAAGLDVLLDDRDTRPGVKFADQELIGIPHRLVIGDRSLDNGELEYKGRRDDAPTMVPADQILDFLREQVRR from the coding sequence ATGCGCGCCACCCAACTGCTGCTCTCGACCCTCAAGGAAACCCCCGCCGACGCCGAAGTGATCAGCCATCAGCTGATGCTGCGTGCCGGCATGATCCGCCGCCTCACCTCCGGCCTCTACACCTGGCTGCCGCTGGGCCTGCGCACCCTGCGCAAGGTCGAGCGTATCGTGCGCGAGGAGATGGACCGCGCCGGCGCCCAGGAAGTGCTGATGCCGGCGGTGCAGCCCGCCGAGCTGTGGCAGGAGTCGGGTCGCTGGGAGCAGTACGGCCCCGAGCTGCTGCGCCTCAAGGATCGTCACCAGCGCGACTACTGCGTCGGGCCGACCCACGAAGAGGTGATCACCGACCTGGTGCGCCGCGAGATCAACAGCTACAAGCAGCTGCCCGCCAACTTCTACCAGATCCAGACCAAGTTCCGCGACGAGATTCGGCCGCGTTTCGGCGTGATGCGCTCCCGCGAGTTCATCATGAAGGACGCCTACTCCTTCCACGTCGATGAAGCCTCGCTGCTCGACACCTACCAGGCGATGTATGACGCCTACGTGCGCATCTTCACCCGCCTGGGGCTCGACTTCCGCCCGGTGCTGGCCGACAACGGCTCGATCGGCGGCACCGGCTCCCACGAGTTCCACGTGCTGGCCGACTCCGGCGAGGACGATATCGTGTTCTCCACCGAGTCCGACTACGCCGCCAACATCGAGAAGGCCGAGGCGCTGCCGGCAGCGCTCGGCACCGCCCCCGAGCGCGCCGCGCCCAGTGAGGAGCTGCGCCTGGTCGATACCCCCAACGCGCGTACCATCGCCACCCTGGTGGAGCAGCACGGCCTGCCCATCGAGAAGACCATCAAGACGCTGATGGTCGAGGCCGCCGAGGGTGGCCTGATCGCCCTGCTGGTACGCGGCGACCACGAACTCAACGAGATCAAGGCCGAGAACCTGGCGGAGGTGGCCGCGCCGCTGCGCATGGCCACGGAGGAGGAAATCCGCGCTGCCGTGGGCGCCGGCCCCGGCTCGCTGGGGCCAGTCAACCTCGACATGCCGATCATCATCGACCGCTCGGTGGCGCTGATGAGCGATTTCGGTGCCGGCGCCAATGTCGACGGCAAGCACTATTTCGGCATCAACTGGGAGCGCGACGTGGCGCTGCCCAAGGTCGCCGACCTGCGCAACGTGGTCGAAGGCGACCCCTCGCCGGACGGCAAGGGCACGCTTGCCATCAAGCGTGGCATCGAAGTCGGCCATGTCTTCCAGCTCGGCAGGAAATACTCCGAGGCGATGAACGCCACCGTGCTCGATGACAACGGCAAGGCGGTCCACCCGTGGATGGGCTGCTACGGTATCGGCGTGACGCGGGTAGTGGCTTCGGCCATCGAGCAGAACCACGACGCCGGCGGTATCATCTGGCCCGACGCCATCGCCCCCTTCGAGGTGATGCTGGTGCCGATGAACGCCCACAAGTCGGAGCGCGTGCGCGAGACCAGCGAGCGCCTCTACGCCGAGCTCAGCGCCGCCGGCCTCGACGTGCTGCTCGACGACCGCGACACCCGCCCCGGGGTCAAGTTCGCCGATCAGGAGTTGATCGGTATCCCCCACCGGCTGGTGATCGGCGACCGCAGCCTCGACAACGGCGAGCTCGAGTACAAGGGCCGCCGTGACGACGCCCCGACCATGGTCCCGGCCGACCAGATCCTAGACTTCCTGCGTGAGCAGGTTAGGCGCTAA